The following proteins come from a genomic window of Pseudomonas sp. J452:
- the msbA gene encoding lipid A export permease/ATP-binding protein MsbA encodes MVTAARQSSFKVYLRLLKYVLPYWGAFAVSIFGFLLFASSQPMLAHMLKLFLEGLENPENATMLGISMIYGVPLLIVLIALYQGIGSFLGNYYLAKVARGVVHDLRCALFDNLLTLPNRYFDSHNSGHLISRITYNVNMVTGAAIDAIKVVIREGMTVILLFGYLLYSNWKLTLVLLAILPFIALLVTSASKKFRKQSRKIQLAMGDVTHVASETIQGYRVVRSFGGEGYEERRFHKASSDNMSRSLKMTRTQAVYTPMLQLVIYTGMAVLMYLVLYLRGDASAGELVAYITAAGLLPKSIRQLSEVSATIQKGLAAADSIFEQLDEAPEVDNGTIERERVSGRLEVRNLNFQYPGAEKPVLNDICFTAEPGQMVALVGRSGSGKSTLASLIPRFYHHEDGQILLDGIDVESYKLSNLRRHIALVTQQVTLFNDSVANNIAYGDLADAPREAIEQAIEAAYAKEFVDKLPQGLDTEVGENGVLLSGGQRQRLAIARALLKDAPVLVLDEATSALDTESERHIQAALDRVMKGRTTLVIAHRLSTIEKADLILVMDQGRIVERGTHAALLEQNGYYARLYALGLDESAPLVPPDKI; translated from the coding sequence ATGGTTACTGCCGCCCGGCAATCCAGTTTTAAAGTGTATCTGCGCCTGCTGAAATACGTGCTGCCCTATTGGGGCGCCTTTGCCGTCAGTATCTTCGGGTTTCTGCTATTCGCTTCGAGCCAGCCGATGCTGGCGCACATGCTCAAGCTATTTCTCGAGGGGCTGGAAAATCCCGAGAACGCCACCATGCTTGGCATCTCGATGATCTATGGCGTGCCGCTATTGATTGTACTCATTGCACTCTATCAAGGCATCGGTTCGTTCTTGGGCAACTACTACCTGGCTAAGGTGGCGCGTGGAGTGGTACACGATCTGCGCTGCGCTCTGTTCGACAATTTGCTAACCCTGCCCAATCGCTATTTCGACAGCCACAACTCCGGCCATCTTATCTCCCGCATCACTTATAACGTGAACATGGTGACAGGTGCTGCGATCGATGCGATCAAGGTGGTGATTCGCGAAGGAATGACAGTGATCCTGTTGTTCGGCTACCTGTTGTATTCCAACTGGAAGTTAACCCTGGTTCTGCTGGCGATTCTGCCATTTATTGCGCTTCTGGTGACCAGCGCAAGCAAGAAGTTTCGCAAACAGAGCAGGAAAATTCAGTTGGCCATGGGCGATGTTACCCATGTTGCCTCTGAAACCATTCAGGGTTACCGGGTAGTACGCAGTTTTGGTGGGGAAGGCTACGAGGAGCGGCGTTTCCATAAGGCCAGCTCAGACAACATGAGCCGCAGCCTAAAAATGACCCGTACCCAGGCGGTATACACGCCGATGTTGCAGCTGGTCATCTACACCGGCATGGCGGTACTGATGTACTTGGTACTTTATCTACGTGGTGATGCCTCCGCCGGCGAGTTGGTCGCCTACATCACCGCAGCGGGCCTGCTGCCTAAGTCAATTCGTCAGCTTTCGGAGGTCAGTGCCACAATTCAGAAGGGCCTGGCCGCAGCCGACAGTATCTTTGAGCAGCTCGACGAGGCGCCCGAGGTTGATAACGGTACCATTGAGCGTGAGCGGGTCAGCGGTCGTTTGGAAGTGCGCAATTTAAACTTCCAGTACCCAGGTGCTGAGAAGCCCGTGCTTAACGATATCTGCTTTACCGCCGAGCCTGGTCAGATGGTCGCCCTGGTCGGACGCTCCGGTAGCGGCAAGTCGACCTTGGCCAGCCTGATTCCCCGTTTCTATCACCATGAGGATGGGCAAATCCTGCTCGACGGGATAGACGTCGAAAGCTACAAGCTGAGTAATCTTCGCCGCCATATTGCGCTGGTTACTCAGCAGGTCACTCTGTTTAACGACAGCGTGGCCAATAACATTGCCTATGGCGACCTCGCCGATGCGCCACGTGAGGCCATAGAGCAGGCGATCGAGGCGGCCTACGCCAAGGAATTCGTCGATAAGCTGCCGCAAGGGCTGGACACCGAGGTCGGAGAAAATGGCGTGCTGCTCTCCGGTGGCCAGCGCCAGCGCCTAGCTATTGCTCGGGCCTTATTAAAAGATGCCCCCGTCTTAGTGCTTGATGAGGCTACTTCGGCACTCGATACCGAGTCCGAGCGGCATATTCAGGCCGCCCTGGACCGGGTTATGAAGGGACGTACCACGCTGGTGATCGCCCACCGATTGTCGACTATCGAGAAGGCTGATTTGATCCTGGTAATGGATCAGGGGCGGATCGTCGAGCGCGGAACACATGCGGCCCTGCTGGAGCAGAACGGTTATTATGCGCGGCTTTACGCGCTGGGACTGGATGAGAGCGCGCCGCTGGTGCCGCCTGATAAAATATAG